DNA from Felis catus isolate Fca126 chromosome B3, F.catus_Fca126_mat1.0, whole genome shotgun sequence:
ACCTTATTACCCTAAAAGCTCTCTGTGGGAAATGACTGCTTTGAATAAATCTCTGTTCACAATGGGCACccatttttcaatgaaaatttttGTACCAAGGTAAGCAGCAAGTAAAACCATAGACAGAAGCTTCTGAACAACCTGATCAAGTTAGTgttgaagtaaaaatattttaaaaataaagcagaaaataataataaaaataatgttaatagaacaatgaccaagaaagaatagACAGGTTGAAGCTATAGGcagattaaatataatttttcactaCAAGACTTTTATTTGTGGAAAGTAAATAAACCAAGTTGAATTATAGCCAAATATAAAGTCTTACTCTCTGTATGCTTCTATTTAATCATTTAAACTGGTAAGActatcttcaaaaaaatttatgAGTATTATATATCAGATAATACACGTGAAATCTGTTGACATAGTAATTGCACTATGTCAATAGTGCTAATAGTACTAAAAGCTATCATCCAAGCATGATATAAATCTAGAAAGAGTGTTTATATCCATTGGaggaagataattttaaaatataaagagacatagaatccttGGGGTTGAGGCAGGCTGTGAGAGAGACTCTAAATGTTAAATGAAACCAGGTTTTTCTACTCTCAAAGCCTGAAAGCCACTGGATAGTTCCAGCAGGTGTCAGTTCTGGCTGCAAGGGGGCTGCAGGGGGAGTAGAATTTTCAAACAACACTACACTGAGTGATGAAGATTGGTGGGGAAATTTCTCTTAGTGGACAATTGGGGAGATACTCAGGATTTGGGGATTTGTTAAAGTGAACTTAAGTGCACATGTGAGGGAAAGGGAACTCCAGGAGCTTTGAAGCAACTGGTGACATCCAATGAGGCtggtttttaaaatccagaaCCAGTCTGGAGGTGTAAGGTAAGCAGCAGAGCAGAGGGGCCATTATTAGGTGACAGTCTCACCAATGGATTCAGGGAGGCCCCTTCGCCTTTGAGTTCATGACTGGAAGTAAAACACACTTGGGGGTTGGTTGATGCACTGTGATTGTCCCTGCTGCTCCTGAGGGGTGGCCTCCAGGGACAATATGTGGCCAGAAAGGGATGCATAACAAAATGAATGGAGAGTTCCCTGACACTCTATTCCTTTTTGTGTAACAGTCAAAGAGAATCCTTTGTGAGGCTCAAACTGTGAGAGAGAGCCACCAGGAATCCAAAATCCTGCACACCTAGACCCTCAAAGAGGGCACAGGTGGGAACGCCTCAACTGCTACTGAAAATATtgctacagaaaaaaattgtaatattgCTACAAAAAAGGGctgtgaattttcttttgtacttttaatCTATGAATATGtcttatattttagagaaagtatgtaaaataatacataatgttTTTTAACAAAGCCTTCATTCTTCCTTGCAGGGCACCTCAAATGTCTATCCAGAATATATCTGTTTAAAAATCTCACCAGGAAAACCTGAGCTGACACTTCTGCTTTGCATTATCTTCCAGATAAAAGATGAGGGAAGGCAGTGGGTCTCATATCACTTCAGAggacataaaatatttgtaagtaatGGGTATTGATTTTCATTAAGTATTATAAAGATTTAAGAACTCCtttggggcctgggtggctcagtgggttaagtgtccaacttcggctcaggtcatgatctcgaggtttgagttctagccccatattgggctttgtgctgacatttcagagccttgagcctgctttaggttctgtgtctccctctctctctgtgactcatctctctctctctctctctctctctctctctctctctctctctctctctctctctcaaaataaataaacattacaaaaaaagactTAAGAACTCCTCTGTCTGCAGTGAAAGGAAAGATCAACATGTGGTCACAAGTAGAACCCACAGTGACccccaggcagggagagaaggacttAGAACAGTGAGGCAGGAACAGAGGGATTCTCAAAGGCCAAGAAGTCTGCTCCTGAattgagaaaggaagggagagaactcACAACTCTCCCAAGTTTTATTACAGataagaatttgaaagaaaatctgCTTCTGTCTggatgtttttttcttccctctttaacAACCGTTCGTTCATTTAAGATCCACCCTCAAAATATTGAAGACTTCTTGAGGGCTCCTTATGCTTTCCttaaataaatctaaccaaaagtGAAAGGAATGTTTCTCATTCAAATAAAACCACCCCAAAACATACTTTCCTTCCACTCTTGTTCTTACCATGTTTATTTGCCCCGTTCACATGCAGTCTCACCCACCATTGTCAGTTCCACTGCGTAAGTAAAACTATGGCCACAGAAAAGAGTGTGGGAGCACTATGTACTTTAgttaaattatagaaaatttaggTTGTCTAGTTCTGGGCTAAAGCATCTTATCCTTCCTTACAATCACTGAGTTTCCAGCCCAAAGCCTCCTTCAATGAGCCCACAATCTTGGATTTATGGTTTATAGCTTTCCCAATTTCAGCTCACCAGTCTGTTTGTATGCCATGTTTGCTCTCTGAAGGAACACAATAATCTTCTCATACTTGGTCACCCTTTGGTATTTAATGGAAACTGCTGTCCTCAAGATACCTGCTCACTATCTTAGCTAACATACCTGAAGTCAACTATATAGAAAGACTAtgagaaatatatacataatctTTTCTTATGGTATATGGCCTCAGTTCCTAACACAGCTTTCCTGAGGTTAACCTTCCATATTCACAAGTGTAAATTTGAATAACCAAGTTGCACGTGAATAAATTGAATcaaaaacaataaggaaacagcTAATATATACATAGCTGACAGCCATGTAGAAAAAATAAGTTGGGTTTTAGAATCAACATACTCAGATGGAAATGAAACTCAATGCTACATTTAGAAATGTGGAAGTGCTTGTCTgtctcgtttgtttgtttgtttgtttgtttgtttgtttgtttgttttaaggctCTAGAACTAGAGATTTTTGAAAgaagagtagaatttaatgaaataatgaacaTTAAGTAACTgccacaataaatatttaatacatgacAGTGGTTGGCATTATACTTACTATTTTAGGAGTCAATGCGTTTTAAAGAAAGTGTCCAAAAGTGTGTTCGTGTCATTAAAGGTTCCCAGAATTAGGACACAGGGCAGGTCAAAGATGAATGAAGGATATAAGATAGTGATTTCCAGCTTTGGTGAGTAGCTTTATTAAAGtccttatttattataaataagaatCTGGTTCAAAGGAGGGAAAGTTATAATACATGCACAATATATTTTTACAGCCATCTGAGAAAAATAGGGTCCATGATAACAAGGTTTATGGGAAAACGTCTGAACTGAATGTGCAAACGCCTAAGTTTTAGACCTGTTTCCTCCACCAAAAGCGAACATGACCTTGGATTAGTCTAACCTCTCTGGTTTCAGTTTCTGTGATAAGAAGAATTAAGCTTGATAATCTCTGAGGTCCCTTCTGCCACTAACACTCTACACTGGTATATTTCTCTCACAGTTTTAGAGTTAAAtatgtgcttttgtttcttttttattgtttttttatatagGATAATTCATCACCATGCAGCAAAAAGATGATGAAGCATCTGAGCTAAGAGACAGGTGTTCCTCTATTTGCCtctatctatttttctatttgagaACCAGAATCTCCTAATAAAGGAGTGAAGCCAACTAGGGTACTTTTGGCATCAAATTAGCTGTTGCTCAGCAAGTAGAAGTTAAATACAGGTATAAGAAGCTAAtaggtatgttaactaactgggattaaaattaaaacttttttaaaaagaagctaacAAGTACTCGCTAAAATGGAATTTGTGGCACTGTCTTCAGCACCCTGCTTTAGTCAACAGAGCTATTCCGGACAGATCTCCTGACAATACCATGTTACTGACAACAAAGTAAGTAAGATGCTCTTTTTGTACTGACCTGGTTCAATTTCAGGTTATATTTAaactttgatttttcttaaaattttccaaaatgctatacaaaattttcttttcaacaagaataaatgttcttttcaacaaaaatatgaatatattatagaATGATACATCAAAAAAGAATTGATTTAAGGGATTCTATTGGGCCAATGAAATTTATACTCTGAAAATGGAGATTGATAGAGTAGGGGCTGTGGGAGCATACAAGTTTCTCCCAGAACCCTGATCTCACTGGGCGAAGCCAGATCCTGGGAAATGAGTTACTGACTTAAGAACCATACAGAGCCTGTTCATGAAAGTGCATTAAAGGAGTATATAAGagtcagaagaaataaaaataacttttaaagagaGGGCAAATGACTCATATAATGCTTATTGCTCATTCCCTTCACAGATTAGAATGAGTATGTCAGAAGCCAACAATATCTCTGGGTCTGTGAGTGAGTTCATTCTCCTGGGCTTCCCATGCCGCAGGGAGATCCAGATCCTCCTCTTTGTCATCTTCTCCCTCATCTACCTTCTGACTCTCATGGGGAACACATCCATCATCTGTGCCGTGTGGTCAAGCCGGAAACTCCACACACCCATGTACATCCTCCTGGCCAACTTCTCCTTCCTGGAGATCTGCTATGTCAGTTCTGATGTGCCCAAAATGTTGGCCAACATCATCTCCCAGACTAAGAGTATCTCCTATGCTGGCTGCCTGCTTcagttctactttttcttttctatgtgtgCTGCTGAAGGCTACTTTCTGTCTGCAATGTCCTTTGATCGGTTCCTTGCTATCTGTCGACCTCTACGTTACCCCACCATCATGACTTACCATCTATGTGCCCGATTAGTGGTTTTCTGCTGGGTAGGTGGCTTTCTATCCATACTCATGCCTGCAGTTCTCATGTCCCAGGTGCCCTTCTGTGGCCCTAACATCATTGACCATTTTTTCTGTGACCTGGGACCATTGCTAGCCCTGTCCTGTGCTCCAGTTCCCAAAACTACTCTAACTTGTGCTACTGTAAGTTCTCTTATCATCTTTATCACCTTCCTCTACATTCTAGGGTCCTATAGCTTAGTTTTGCGTGCTGTACTTCGGGTCCCAGCTGGCTCAGGTAGGAACAAAGCCTTTTCTACATGTGCCTCACATTTCTTGGTGGTTTCCCTGTTCTATGGATCAGTCATGGTGATGTATGTGAGTCCAGGTTCCAGGAGCCATCCTGGAACACAGAAATTTGTGACCCTGTTTTACTGCATGGCAACCCCATTCTTTAATCCTTTGATTTACAGTCTTCGGAACAAAGATATGAAAGATGCACTCAAGAAAGTCCTAGGAGCACCATCAAAAGAAATTACtaaacataaagagaaatgatATAAATTTTCATATAATTCTCTCAGAAACATAGAATTTCTCTCACTGGGAGAAAAACTATCTTCTGGGCATGTCTGAGTGTTCAATTCCTTACTCTCATGACAATGTGACTCGTTATACACAAAGAATTCTCATCCTGTCTCAAAAGCAAATATCCACAGTCTTAAAGGTCTATTGTAGAAAATTCTGTACAATTTTCATGCATCAATGTATCATTccctgttttgtcattttttgaaGCCCTAAAACAAATCTAATCAAGTTGAGAAGTACAAAGCTAACACCTATGCTTCCTACTTGTATCTTGGCGTTTATCCTAGtactatttttttgtgtttcaaatgtatcactatttttctcctttccaattACAGGTTTTTCTATAATGATATGTAGCATCTATTGATTGCACTAACAAAAATTCAATTGCTTTATTTATAAGATCAATAACCCAATATCTGTCAATGAAATCtgtttttcatctgtgttttcttttatctgtgttGGTAAAGTGTCCAGTTTACATAGCAATGGAAACGGGAAATGATATGGTTGCTTCTTACGGAAACTTCTTAGTCCAGTTTTGAAGAGAATGCACAAAAGGATACATTCACATATGCCAAATCATTAAGTATTCCTTACCCAAACCTGGGTTTCAGCACCTTCTAAGCTTTTAGTTGAAGAACATGTACTGTTACAGAAAATAGGCATGAGAAACCAGGGAATAAATTCTGTCAGCCAAAATATAAGATACTGTCAGGAAATTGGCACTTAATATTAAACTTTTGACCTGGCCTGATCATCTTCCCATCCTTGgaaatgttcatattttaagCTATGGCACAAAATTCCCTTTTTCTGGGGTCAGTTTGTGAAGCTGTCTCctaatgctgaaaaaaaaaaaggtttgactGACAACATCCAACCCAGACCAGACCTCAATTTAGTTtttcatgcaaaaataaatattttaaagtcttctTTCAAGTTATTTTGGCTTTGGGGATATTTTCTGTAACAAAATATGCTGAGTGATGAAGCTGCCTAGACCACCAAGGGAAAATTCAAGACAACCTACAGTACTGAAAGGTTAATGTCTCTTTGTCTGATTACCAGGACTGCACCTACCTGAGGTAACGCTACACTTATGTAATTATAACAGGGTTCTTACTTGCATACAACAGAAACTAACTCTGGCTGATTAAGCATGACAGTGGGAAAGATTATTGATGGGGTATCAGGATCTCACAGAATCAAATGAAAGCTGAAGAACCAGAGTTGAGGCTCAGATTCAAAGACCAGTGTACAAACTACCTGCAGAACTGGTCTGATGAACAATCACCATCACTAGAGCCACACCTGTGGCCATGCGCTACCAGATGCCACTGTTTCAACCATTGCCATTCTGTCCTTCCTGCAATCACTGGGCTACCTGCTTCATTGCTGATTTTAATGCTAATATTTCAACATTGCTTCCCCCCACCCTACTTCTGCTTCTTGCATCACTAGCTCCTGAATCAAAATCTGGTTTAGCTGTATCTGCTTGGTGGAACCAAAAGTACATCCCTGTACTGTAGCTCCAAGAGAGGCTAAGAGAACTAATatctggcaataaaaaaaaaatccacttatgCAGAGATAAGCTCCATGCCTGCTAATATTGTGATTCTCCCACCCATAAAAAAAGGATTGAGATACTAGGgagccaaaaaaaacaaacaaaaatactaactatAATAATCCATTTATTTGGACTCCCCAAGATATCCCTGAGCCATATCCCTCTAGAAGTTACACAGGATAGGATGTAACTAAATGATCCATCTATATAATAGCAGTGAAGTAGAAGCAGGATGAGAAAGGGGAAATAAATTTCCCTATGGGTAGTTGAGGGCTTGTCTATCTCATGATGAGTGCTGTTAGAATACAGTCTGATACTTTTAAGTTATGGCTGGATTATCTGCAGTCCTGAGAAACAAGTtcaactaaagggaaaaaaaacatcatCCACCATGTAGGAAAGACTCCATTAGCTTCCGTGAGATTTAGTGCTGCCTACTCACCTTTCTTAGAATTGGTAAAGAGTGATTAAGGAAGATTCTTCACTTGACTCCTTCACCTTAAGCCAAAAACTTTTTGCCTGGGGGATAAATGGACCACAATTAACCAAATAACTGAGATCTTTATATCTGGGTTTTCACAGAGTCTAAAAAagagattaatattttaaaataaaatatttaaaaataaatatttttttgttttggtctaaATGTTATATTCATATATCTTTCAATAACCTGGGCTTAACTACACAgagatgaataatattctactttctctatttccttttcaaTTATGCAATACATTTTACAATgaataaattttcattataaaagccAAATagtacaaaataatgaaaatcctCATATCTccatacttacacacacacacacacacacacacacacacacacacacacacctgtctctGTAGCAATGTGTTCAGTTTGTTGGGTATGCTTCTAGAcctttttctgtgcatttatatcttgaaatataatttcttggttttgaatGACTATGTAACTTGGATTATACTTAAAAATTgctctacaggggcgcctgggtggctcagtcggttgggcgaccgacttcagctcaggtcatgatctcgcactccgtgagttcgagccccgcatcgggctctgtgctgacagctcagagcctggaacctgtttcagattctgtgtctccctctctctctgaccctcccccgttcatgccctctctatgtctcaaaaataaataaacatttaaaaaaaattgctctaCAACTGACTGGCTCTTACACCTACCCCCTATACTCATCTAAAAAGCAATGTCTGAGGGGAAATTTCATCCAGCTTCTGAAAGGGCTTCTAACTATTGGTCTGGGACACATTAGGACAATGAGGCTGAAGATGCATTTCTTCAGGAAAGACCCATTCTCAGGAGGCAGTTCATGGATGTGTGAGCCCACTACATCCATGACACAGTGAACTCAGGAGGTTCTTCGGCCACCAGATCCagattgaaattaagaaaacctgTGACACAGGAGTATGCTTGTTCCCTCTAGGCAAAGAAActatattccaaaaaataaagacaattcaGTTGATTAACCTCAACATTTTTAAGCTCTATATTCAGTCCTCAGACTTCTCTATACCTGCACTATCCAACACAATAACCATTACCCACATGGGACTGCGGACCAGTTGAAATGTGACCAGTTcttacagccactctggaaaacagtatggagcttcctcaaaaagttaaaaatataattaccctatgacccagcaatcgcactactaggtgtttacccaaaggatacaaaactacaGATTCAGAGGGTCACATGCactgcaatgtttatagcagcattatcaacaatagccaaattatggaaagagcccaaatgtctatggactgatgaatggataaagaggatgtgagatacatatagatatagatgatatagatatagatagatatagatatatagatatatagatatatagatatatagatatatagatatatagatatagatatattaatcagccatcaaaaagagtgaaatcttgccatttgcaatgacatggatggaactagagtatattatgctaagcaaaataaatcagtcagagaaagacaaataccatatgatttcactcatgtggaatttaagaaacaaaacagatgaacataagggaagggtaaaaaagggagagggatgcaacccacaaaagactcttaactatagagaacaaactgaaattaattaattaaaaatatacatattgtattgtatatatttatttctctatctttatttctgtctcctcaTACTAGAATATGAACCTCATGAGAGCTAGATATCATACTCTACCCTCAATTCCCGGAGAAATGGCTAACACACTGTTgcaactcaataaatgtttgttgaatgaacctgtaaatgaaataaacaattaTTTGAGTTCCTACTATTAAAGAAGTCATTTTGGAACAGTGAAAAGATAGTATAACTTATATTCCCTGCTTCCAGGAAACTTACAATGTAACTGATAGGAAAGTAAAAAGTAAcacaaatgaggggtgcctgggtggctcagtcagttaagcctctgacttcggctcaggtcatgatctttcggtttgtgagttcaagcctgtttgtgagttcaagccctgtgtcgggctctcggcagacagctcagagcctggagcctgccttggattctgtgtctccctgtctccctcttcctccccccatttgcattctttcactctcactctcaaaaataaataaagattaaaaattttttaaaaagtaacacaaaTGATATTGCAACAGATACATAAAAGGCAGTCTGATTACAAGTAAATATTCAACAAACCTCAAAAATGCTAtgaatttagaaaagaatattgggccgctgggtggctcagttggttaagcatctgacttcggctcaggtcacgatcttatagtttgtgggttagagtcccacatcaggctctgtgctgacagctcagagcctggaccctgcttcaattctgtgtctccttctttctctgcccctaccctgctcatactgtttctcacaaatgaataaatgtttaaaaaatgaataaatgttttaaaaagtgaataaatgtttctcacaaatgaataaatgttttaaaaaaatgtttttaattgctttaagaaaagaatattatggTGAGGTATAGTGGACAAGAAACGTTTTTTAAGGAGAGCATGACTGGTGCCTGAAAATGGGCAAGTTATTAGTAAAACAATTGTAAGCTCAGATTGTAAAACCAAGATTATACTACATTAATTAGGGAAAGTGAGTCAAACAGGAGTACTGGGACACATATTTACTAAGGTTCTAGTTTGAGGACAAGTTGAATTACACACAAACTAAACAATCTAGACACAACTAATCACATGTGACTTTTGCTAGCATAATCTCATCTAACTGCTGACCCTTTCTCTCTAGGGTGGCACCTCTCATAGGTAGCTGCTCAGAATCAGTCTTCATACTTTTCTGAATTCCTTTCACACTGGTGTTGTTCTCTGCTTTGGTGCCACttgatttctgttccttttctcaaGTGTCACATCTTCTCCACCTCACCATGCATTAAGATTGTTGTAACAGGGTAAAGATTTGCCACCCTTTTTACAAGCAGTCATCTATTATTACTATTCATGCTGTTTTCTATGCACTCCACAGGTCTGAAGGCTCATTACTCCATATTTGACCTTAATTTTCTTGGGCTCTTTTCTTGTTGTGAGTTCTTGTACTGTTTTTAGGGCCAGGATTTCCTTTTGGCGACCTATGCCAATGGTGCTTTTAGGAGTTCTGAAACTGCTAAGACAAtggtttttcaaacttttctgaACACAACccacagaaataaatttattttacattgtgcccattacatacatacatatacaactgaaacagaaatttctttaaaaaataacacccGTATCACAAATAATGCATTTCTATCCTATcctatttcattccatttctaaGGACACATCTCACAAAGCCCCAAGATGAATGACTGGTGGGGTGATTCATTTCCTCTTGGTAGGCTGACAGTATCTGTGGTCTCTGTAATTTAATCTCCTTCTAATCAACAGACTGAaaactattatttatatattccttGAGGGAAGATGGTTAAATTAAAGACGCTTTTGAAAGATTAGATTCACAGAAAACTACAACTCAAAACAGTCTTTTTCTcttcagtctttttaattgttttcctcACCATGGAACTCAAAAGTGCCCTTTCATTGCCAAATGCTATTTGCTCAATATTATTATGATTGTCGTTAGAAAAACTCATTATTATTCAAATTTGGTTGTACCAATTGTttacaaaaatatcatttattatgaTCAACAAAAAGTGATTTCAAGTGGTTAGTCCACAGTTCTGTCTTACTTGCCTCCAGTCAGATTTATAAACATAGTGGCTTCTGGAAAGTTTGTATGCTCATCTTCCTTAGCTTTTTCATACTTGTCAAAGGTCAGTGTTATCAGTTGTTGAGTTTCATGAAGTCTAAAGTGATTAGAGAAGCTCTCCAGATCTGTCTTGTGCCAGGGACTACTGTCACCCACCCAAAGTTCATCGCCCTTTTCCGTAACTAAAAGAAGCCTGACTTTGTTCAGAGTAGCAATGAGTCCAGCTAAAAACGTTT
Protein-coding regions in this window:
- the LOC101088169 gene encoding olfactory receptor 11G2-like; translated protein: MSMSEANNISGSVSEFILLGFPCRREIQILLFVIFSLIYLLTLMGNTSIICAVWSSRKLHTPMYILLANFSFLEICYVSSDVPKMLANIISQTKSISYAGCLLQFYFFFSMCAAEGYFLSAMSFDRFLAICRPLRYPTIMTYHLCARLVVFCWVGGFLSILMPAVLMSQVPFCGPNIIDHFFCDLGPLLALSCAPVPKTTLTCATVSSLIIFITFLYILGSYSLVLRAVLRVPAGSGRNKAFSTCASHFLVVSLFYGSVMVMYVSPGSRSHPGTQKFVTLFYCMATPFFNPLIYSLRNKDMKDALKKVLGAPSKEITKHKEK